A stretch of the Synechocystis sp. PCC 7338 genome encodes the following:
- the kaiC gene encoding circadian clock protein KaiC yields MTDSSQSLTLIKCPTGIQGFDEITNGGLPQGRPTLICGSAGCGKTLFGVEFLVRGVVEYGEPGVLVSFEESSKEIIQNVASLGWDLQDLVAKEKIFIDHIYVEASEIEETGEYDLEALFIRLGYAINKIGAKRVLLDTIEVLFSGLNNANIVRAELRRLFRWLKEKGVTVIITGERGDKNLTRQGLEEYVSDCVIKLDQKTVEEVATRTIQVVKYRGSRHSNNEYPFLIEENGISVLPITSLVLNHTVSQERISTGIPQLDEMFGGQGYYRGSSILATGRAGTGKTTLAAFFAQATCLRGERCLYLATEESPQQICRNLRSIGLDLSPYLESELLQFDAIRPTNYNLEMRLFKIHSWIKNFKPSLVIVDPMSNLITSGSLNQAKNFFMRLIDYLKSQQITVFLTDLTGGNVDYDNEQTEIGVSSLMDTWLELQTLKVNGERNRILYILKSRGMVHSNQVREFILSSDGVDLIEAYIGEGQVLTGTQRINQMLQEEVIAKKHQQTLGLKKRNFERKKYLLQAEIDALQMQLNSQDEELELLALEEEETKRAILANRNLIQKSRHIHQTL; encoded by the coding sequence ATGACAGATAGCAGTCAGAGTCTGACCCTAATTAAGTGCCCCACTGGAATCCAAGGTTTTGATGAAATTACCAACGGTGGTTTACCCCAGGGACGGCCAACCCTCATTTGTGGCTCAGCCGGTTGTGGTAAAACTCTGTTTGGAGTGGAATTTTTAGTGCGGGGAGTAGTGGAATATGGAGAGCCAGGGGTTTTAGTTTCCTTTGAAGAAAGTTCCAAAGAAATCATTCAAAATGTGGCTTCTTTAGGTTGGGATTTACAGGATTTAGTTGCCAAGGAAAAAATTTTTATTGATCACATTTACGTTGAAGCTAGCGAAATTGAAGAAACGGGAGAATATGACCTAGAAGCCCTCTTTATTCGATTGGGTTACGCCATTAATAAAATTGGTGCAAAACGGGTCTTGTTAGATACAATTGAAGTCCTTTTTTCTGGTTTAAATAATGCCAATATTGTCCGAGCAGAATTACGACGTTTATTCCGTTGGTTAAAAGAAAAGGGCGTTACTGTCATCATCACTGGTGAAAGAGGCGACAAGAATTTAACCAGGCAAGGCTTGGAAGAGTATGTGTCTGATTGTGTTATCAAACTTGATCAAAAAACAGTAGAAGAAGTTGCCACCAGAACTATTCAAGTGGTCAAATATCGAGGCTCACGCCATAGCAATAATGAATATCCTTTTTTAATTGAAGAAAATGGTATTTCAGTGTTGCCCATCACCTCCCTTGTGCTTAATCACACTGTTTCCCAAGAGCGAATTTCCACAGGCATTCCCCAGTTAGATGAAATGTTTGGCGGGCAAGGTTATTACCGGGGTAGTAGTATTTTAGCAACGGGCAGGGCTGGCACCGGAAAAACTACCCTGGCGGCATTTTTTGCCCAAGCCACTTGTCTGAGGGGAGAACGGTGTTTGTATCTCGCAACGGAAGAATCCCCCCAACAAATTTGCCGTAATTTACGATCCATCGGTTTGGATTTATCTCCCTATTTGGAAAGTGAACTACTACAATTTGATGCTATTCGCCCCACTAATTACAATTTGGAAATGCGACTCTTTAAGATCCATAGTTGGATCAAGAATTTTAAACCGAGTTTAGTAATTGTGGATCCCATGAGTAATTTGATTACGAGTGGAAGCTTAAATCAAGCAAAAAATTTTTTTATGCGCTTAATTGATTACTTAAAAAGCCAACAAATTACCGTTTTTTTAACTGATTTGACTGGAGGAAATGTGGACTATGATAATGAACAAACGGAGATTGGAGTGTCCTCTTTAATGGATACCTGGCTGGAGCTGCAGACCCTGAAAGTAAATGGAGAACGAAATCGCATTCTCTATATTTTGAAATCCAGGGGAATGGTCCACTCCAACCAAGTGCGGGAATTCATTCTGAGCAGTGATGGAGTAGATTTAATCGAAGCTTATATTGGCGAAGGGCAGGTGCTAACAGGTACCCAAAGGATTAATCAGATGCTACAAGAAGAGGTGATCGCCAAAAAGCACCAACAGACCCTTGGTTTGAAAAAACGCAATTTTGAGCGAAAAAAATATTTACTACAAGCCGAGATCGATGCCCTGCAAATGCAATTAAATAGCCAAGATGAAGAACTAGAACTATTAGCGTTAGAAGAAGAAGAAACTAAGCGAGCGATTTTAGCCAATCGTAATCTGATCCAAAAATCTCGTCACATTCACCAGACCCTCTGA
- a CDS encoding DUF4230 domain-containing protein produces the protein MAEKLSSLQPARKNFQWLPLLGAGGIVLTMAIAVMFIGQGLRTISPWLRIGNSEAKGEISTLVVQQIRAVSELSTTIFAMETVIPTSQERQWGNFTLGRTDLLYIGYGEVRAGIDLEQLSEQNIEQKSGKLIVTLPAPKILDQKIDVERSRIYQYDRGFLNLGPDTAPELQSLAQRQTLAKITAAACDQGILDQANEQAEIAVGGLLRGTGYTEVEIKTSIPGICAPSTSS, from the coding sequence ATGGCCGAAAAACTATCTTCTTTACAACCAGCCCGCAAAAATTTTCAGTGGCTTCCCCTTCTAGGGGCTGGGGGCATAGTTCTAACCATGGCGATCGCCGTTATGTTCATTGGCCAGGGATTGCGTACCATTAGCCCTTGGCTCCGCATCGGCAATAGTGAAGCCAAAGGGGAAATTTCTACCCTCGTGGTGCAACAAATCCGGGCGGTCAGTGAATTAAGCACCACTATTTTTGCCATGGAAACGGTGATACCCACCAGTCAGGAACGGCAATGGGGCAATTTCACCCTGGGGCGTACCGATTTGCTCTATATCGGTTATGGGGAGGTTCGGGCCGGCATCGACCTGGAACAGTTAAGTGAACAAAACATTGAACAAAAGAGTGGAAAGCTGATTGTTACCCTGCCTGCGCCCAAAATCCTAGACCAAAAAATTGACGTGGAACGCTCCCGTATCTACCAGTATGACCGGGGATTTCTTAATTTGGGCCCCGACACCGCTCCGGAGTTACAAAGTTTAGCCCAACGACAAACCCTGGCTAAAATCACCGCTGCTGCCTGTGACCAAGGCATTTTAGACCAGGCCAATGAACAAGCAGAAATTGCCGTGGGTGGCCTACTTAGGGGAACAGGCTACACAGAAGTAGAAATCAAAACTAGTATTCCCGGTATTTGTGCCCCATCTACTTCATCCTAA
- a CDS encoding SRPBCC family protein has translation MANWLEHSVQVEVDAPIELVWQLWSDLEQMPRWMKWIDSVKVLEDNPDLSRWKLASGSLEFTWLSRITKLISQQIIQWESVDGLPNRGAVRFYDRQGKSIVRLTIAYNVPGWLALLMDNLFLGRVVESTIQADLERFREYINKLQAS, from the coding sequence ATGGCTAATTGGCTAGAACATAGTGTGCAGGTGGAAGTGGATGCTCCCATTGAATTGGTGTGGCAACTGTGGTCTGACCTGGAGCAGATGCCCCGCTGGATGAAATGGATCGATTCTGTCAAAGTACTTGAGGATAATCCCGACCTTTCCCGCTGGAAGCTGGCCAGTGGTAGTTTGGAGTTCACCTGGTTATCACGAATTACTAAATTAATTTCCCAGCAAATTATCCAATGGGAATCAGTGGACGGTTTACCCAATCGGGGCGCTGTGCGCTTTTACGATCGCCAAGGGAAAAGTATTGTCCGCCTCACCATTGCCTATAACGTACCAGGCTGGTTGGCATTGCTAATGGATAATCTCTTCCTCGGTCGGGTGGTGGAATCTACCATCCAAGCAGACTTGGAACGCTTCCGGGAATACATCAATAAGTTACAGGCTTCCTGA
- the zds gene encoding 9,9'-di-cis-zeta-carotene desaturase: MRVAIVGAGLAGMATAVELVDAGHEVELYEARSFIGGKVGSWVDGDGNHIEMGLHVFFGCYYNLFNLMEKVGAKQNLRLKQHTHTFINQGGRIGELDFRFFTGAPFNGLKAFFTTSQLDTQDKIANSIALATSPIVRGLVDFDGAMKTIRDLDRISFAEWFLSKGGNEGSLKKMWDPIAYALGFIDTENISARCMLTIFQLFAARTEASVLRMLEGSPQEYLHKPIQEYLEKRGAKFYTRHRVKEIHTKVFDGETKVTGLVINDGSDTKTVIADAYVAACDVPGIKNLLPESWRTQWDFFNKIYYLDTVPVATVQLRFDGWVTEMNDPAKRKQLEQAFGLDNLLYTSDAEFSCFADLALTSPADYHRPGEGSLLQLVLTPGDPFMKESNEAIAYRVLKQVKALFPSAADLNMTWYSVVKLAQSLYRESPGMDLFRPSQTTPIANFFLAGSYTQQDYIDSMEGATLSGRQAAQAVLANQARLQIPVPSPQ, from the coding sequence ATGCGTGTTGCAATTGTAGGAGCGGGATTGGCGGGGATGGCCACCGCAGTGGAATTGGTGGATGCGGGCCACGAAGTTGAACTTTACGAAGCCAGGAGTTTCATCGGCGGCAAAGTGGGCAGTTGGGTGGACGGCGACGGCAACCACATCGAAATGGGCTTGCATGTCTTTTTCGGCTGTTACTACAATCTTTTCAACTTGATGGAAAAGGTGGGGGCTAAGCAAAATTTGCGGCTCAAGCAACATACCCACACCTTCATTAACCAAGGAGGACGCATTGGCGAATTGGATTTTCGCTTCTTCACCGGCGCTCCATTCAATGGCTTAAAGGCATTTTTCACCACTTCCCAACTGGATACCCAGGATAAAATTGCCAACTCCATTGCCCTGGCCACCAGTCCCATTGTGCGGGGCTTAGTGGACTTTGACGGCGCCATGAAAACCATCCGGGATTTAGACAGGATTAGCTTTGCAGAATGGTTCCTCAGCAAAGGGGGTAACGAAGGTAGTTTGAAAAAAATGTGGGACCCGATCGCCTATGCATTGGGTTTTATCGACACGGAAAACATTTCCGCCCGGTGCATGCTGACCATTTTCCAACTGTTTGCCGCCCGTACGGAAGCTTCGGTGTTGCGGATGTTGGAAGGCTCACCCCAGGAATATTTGCATAAACCCATTCAGGAATATTTGGAAAAACGGGGGGCCAAGTTTTACACCAGGCATCGAGTCAAGGAAATTCACACCAAGGTATTTGACGGAGAAACTAAAGTAACCGGCTTAGTGATCAACGATGGCTCTGACACCAAAACCGTAATCGCCGATGCCTATGTGGCCGCCTGTGACGTGCCGGGCATTAAAAACCTGTTGCCGGAAAGCTGGCGTACCCAATGGGACTTTTTCAACAAAATTTACTACCTGGATACTGTTCCCGTGGCCACAGTGCAACTGCGCTTTGACGGCTGGGTAACGGAAATGAATGACCCCGCTAAACGCAAACAGCTAGAACAAGCCTTTGGCTTGGACAACCTGCTCTATACCAGCGATGCCGAATTTTCCTGTTTTGCCGATTTGGCCCTCACTAGTCCCGCTGATTATCACCGACCCGGGGAAGGTTCCCTCCTGCAACTAGTGCTTACCCCCGGTGATCCCTTCATGAAAGAGTCCAACGAGGCGATCGCCTATCGGGTACTGAAACAGGTTAAAGCTCTGTTCCCTTCGGCGGCGGATTTGAACATGACTTGGTACAGCGTGGTTAAATTAGCCCAATCCCTATACCGGGAATCTCCGGGCATGGATCTTTTCCGCCCCAGCCAAACAACCCCCATCGCCAACTTCTTTTTAGCTGGCAGCTACACCCAACAGGATTACATCGATAGTATGGAGGGGGCCACCCTTTCCGGTCGCCAGGCCGCCCAGGCCGTTTTGGCTAACCAAGCCCGTTTACAAATCCCTGTCCCTTCCCCCCAATAA